The Falco naumanni isolate bFalNau1 chromosome 14, bFalNau1.pat, whole genome shotgun sequence genome includes a window with the following:
- the LOC121097271 gene encoding uncharacterized protein LOC121097271 isoform X1 has protein sequence MKGLFPCLKMLWTTPPHHTLPQQQRTETMRQLVPCLGSLGTRRRQGSWPRRTTSGKTSAWSSSRTPTLIPRRARQPPSRVVTHRPAPAPGMSPRMTQVRPSRALPRQGQARSGCPGGLHPGQGGRTACRGAGRSLDTPPWGKPSVVGSRQDLAHYLPSPLPTALLLPQASPPCRTPQLDGDGPPSCAGCSGLCAGLSAVPASRHSESSSALLPAGTMKVPAAPEPVLHAEGAVQGGTGGMAAGTAPHAFSCPEDTVVPASAGPCVLSEANKS, from the exons ATGAAGGGGCTTTTTCCTTGCCTGAAAATGCTGTGGACGACACCGCCACaccacaccttgccccagcagcagagaacgGAGACAATGAGACAACTTGTCCCCTGCCTTGGGAGCCTTGGCACCAG GAGGCGCCAGGGCTCTTGGCCAAGGAGGACGACAAGTGGGAAGACATCAGCCTGGAGCTCTTCCAGGACCCCCACGCTGATCCCCCGGAGGGCCAGGCAGCCTCCGAGCAGAGTGGTAACACATCGCCCTGCTCCGGCTCCAGGGATGAGCCCGAGGATGACCCAGGTACGTCCGAGTCGAGCGCTGCCTCGGCAAGGGCAGGCCCGGTCCGGCTGTCCCGGCGGCCTGCACCCAGGCCAGGGCGGCAGGACTGCGTGCAGAGGGGCTGGCCGTTCCCTGGACACCCCTCCCTGGGGAAAGCCCTCggtggtggggagcaggcaggaccTTGCCCATTACCTGCCCAGCCCCTTGCCTACAGCTCTCCTTCTTCCACAGGCATCGCCGCCCTGCCGCACACCCCAGCTCGACGGCGACGGCCCTCCCTCTTGCGCAGGGTGCTCAGGGCTCTGCGCAGGGCTTTCTGCTGTACCTGCATCACGGCACAGTGAGAGCAGCAGCGCCCTGCTGCCAGCGGGGACCATGAAGGTGCCGGCTGCCCCTGAGCCCGTGCTGCATGCGGAAGGAGCAGTGCAGGGAGGCACTGGAGGGATGGCTGCCGGGACTGCGCCCCACGCATTCAGCTGCCCTGAGGACAC
- the LOC121097271 gene encoding uncharacterized protein LOC121097271 isoform X2, whose amino-acid sequence MKGLFPCLKMLWTTPPHHTLPQQQRTETMRQLVPCLGSLGTRRRQGSWPRRTTSGKTSAWSSSRTPTLIPRRARQPPSRVVTHRPAPAPGMSPRMTQASPPCRTPQLDGDGPPSCAGCSGLCAGLSAVPASRHSESSSALLPAGTMKVPAAPEPVLHAEGAVQGGTGGMAAGTAPHAFSCPEDTVVPASAGPCVLSEANKS is encoded by the exons ATGAAGGGGCTTTTTCCTTGCCTGAAAATGCTGTGGACGACACCGCCACaccacaccttgccccagcagcagagaacgGAGACAATGAGACAACTTGTCCCCTGCCTTGGGAGCCTTGGCACCAG GAGGCGCCAGGGCTCTTGGCCAAGGAGGACGACAAGTGGGAAGACATCAGCCTGGAGCTCTTCCAGGACCCCCACGCTGATCCCCCGGAGGGCCAGGCAGCCTCCGAGCAGAGTGGTAACACATCGCCCTGCTCCGGCTCCAGGGATGAGCCCGAGGATGACCCAG GCATCGCCGCCCTGCCGCACACCCCAGCTCGACGGCGACGGCCCTCCCTCTTGCGCAGGGTGCTCAGGGCTCTGCGCAGGGCTTTCTGCTGTACCTGCATCACGGCACAGTGAGAGCAGCAGCGCCCTGCTGCCAGCGGGGACCATGAAGGTGCCGGCTGCCCCTGAGCCCGTGCTGCATGCGGAAGGAGCAGTGCAGGGAGGCACTGGAGGGATGGCTGCCGGGACTGCGCCCCACGCATTCAGCTGCCCTGAGGACAC